The proteins below are encoded in one region of Mangifera indica cultivar Alphonso chromosome 7, CATAS_Mindica_2.1, whole genome shotgun sequence:
- the LOC123220949 gene encoding AP-5 complex subunit mu codes for MPVCCSIRALWVVNNLDAVVFSRRFPVVEKRWQAACKTENESCSEDPVKYTVLPTLPTDSELAAAFAERKRREGSVRGFGIRVIQSTKGSDSWVDDPITRHVISLNIEEEEGGENHLLWPLILHIKGPYSILVLPLVEPKHLKAYTKLCKRSDCGNAVGVDDSFSSLLLDLPSITGAFTAAHAIGEVITGDVVEPEVVVSASPSVGGLLDSLTGSIGISGISSRTKPAAATGASSAPSGTAVVGTVTSDAPKLGSRALDKDALRSFISSAMPFGTPVDLNYSNIFAIKVNGFSSSDLPPQDLKQPAWKPYLYKGKQRLLFTIHETIHAAMYDRDEIPDSLSVSGQINCRAELEGLPDVSFPLTGLNTGHIEVLSFHPCAQVPEHGVDKQAVMFQPPLGNFVLMRYQAICGLGPPVKGFYQLSMVSEDEGAFLFKLRLMEGYKAPLTMEFCNVTMPFPRRRVVSFDGTPSIGTVSTTEHAVEWKIVTSGRGFTGKSVEATFPGTVKFAPWQTQRLGGTVDEDSDGETENANNMVNIEEYLMEKMNKDLPPTDLEEPFCWHAYNYAKVSLKIVGASISGMSIDTKSVSIYPTVKAPVEFSTQVTSGDYILWNTLGKCPSVATNIGG; via the exons ATGCCCGTTTGTTGCAGCATCAGAGCTCTCTGGGTCGTCAACAACCTTGACGCCGTCGTTTTCTCCAG GAGGTTCCCGGTGGTGGAGAAGCGTTGGCAGGCAGCTTGCAAGACTGAAAATGAAAGTTGTAGCGAGGATCCTGTTAAGTACACTGTGTTACCTACACTACCTACTGATTCCGAGTTAGCTGCTGCTTTTGCTGAGAGAAAAAGAAG GGAGGGATCTGTGCGTGGTTTTGGCATACGGGTAATTCAGTCAACTAAAGGGTCAGATTCATGGGTTGATGACCCAATTACACGCCATGTTATAAGCCTCAACATTGAAGAAGAGGAGGGAGGAGAGAATCACCTGCTATGGCCATTAATCTTGCACATAAAAGGCCCTTATTCTATCCTTGTACTGCCTCTGGTTGAGCCAAAGCACCTCAAAGCATACACAAAATTATGTAAACGATCTGATTGTGGAAATGCTGTTGGAGTTGATGATAGTTTTTCTTCCCTTCTGCTTGATCTTCCATCCATCACAGG GGCATTCACGGCAGCACATGCGATTGGTGAGGTAATTACTGGCGATGTGGTAGAACCTGAAGTTGTAGTAAGTGCATCACCATCAGTTGGAGGCTTGTTGGATTCACTAACAGGCAGTATTGGAATATCAGGCATCTCGTCAAGAACAAAACCTGCTGCTGCAACAGGTGCTTCTTCTGCACCTTCTGGTACTGCTGTGGTAGGAACTGTTACATCAGATGCTCCAAAACTTGGTTCAAGGGCTTTGGATAAGGATGCACTTCGAAGTTTTATAAGCAGCGCAATGCCCTTTG GTACGCCTGTGGACCTGAACTACTCTAATATTTTTGCTATCAAGGTTAATGGCTTTTCTTCGTCGGATTTACCTCCTCAAGACCTCAAACAACCAGCATGGAAACCATATCTGTACAAAGGAAAACAAAGATTATTATTCACAATTCATGAAACAATTCATGCTGCAATGTATGATAGAGATGAGATTCCTGATAGTTTATCTGTCTCAGGTCAAATAAACTGTCGAGCAGAATTAGAGGGGTTACCTGATGTGTCATTTCCCTTAACAGGGTTGAACACTGGTCACATTGAAGTTTTATCCTTTCATCCTTGTGCCCAGGTTCCAGAGCATGGTGTGGATAAGCAGGCTGTGATGTTTCAACCACCACttggtaattttgttttgatgcgtTATCAGGCAATCTGTGGCCTTGGACCTCCTGTCAAGGGGTTTTACCAATTGTCAATGGTCTCTGAAGATGAAGGTGCATTTTTGTTCAAGTTGCGTCTAATGGAAGGCTATAAGGCTCCTTTGACAATGGAATTTTGTAATGTCACCATGCCCTTTCCTAGGAGAAGAGTTGTGTCTTTTGATGGGACTCCATCAATTGGAACAGTTTCAACTACTGAGCATGCTGTTGAATGGAAAATTGTCACGAGTGGACGGGGCTTTACTGGGAAAAGTGTTGAGGCAACTTTCCCTGGAACAGTTAAATTTGCGCCATGGCAAACCCAAAGGTTAGGAGGCACAGTAGATGAAGATAGTGATGGTGAGACAGAGAATGCAAATAATATGGTTAACATAGAGGAATATTTAATGGAGAAAATGAACAAGGATCTTCCTCCTACTGATCTAGAGGAGCCATTTTGCTGGCATGCATACAATTATGCTAAA GTGTCTCTCAAGATTGTTGGGGCTTCAATATCCGGAATGTCGATTGATACTAAATCT GTAAGCATTTATCCAACCGTAAAAGCACCTGTAGAGTTTTCAACTCAG GTTACATCTGGGGATTACATTTTGTGGAATACACTAGGAAAGTGCCCTTCTGTTGCCACAAATATAGGGGGCTGA
- the LOC123220951 gene encoding F-box/LRR-repeat protein 4 isoform X1 encodes MRRYDRINACLPDELILEIFRHLDLKVSRDACSLVCKRWLTLERLSRTTLRIGASSSPDLFVKLLSRRFANVKNIHIDERLSISHPVQPDFVLFAVDVKMKFLLQGRRRGSDQLALSSPKLQFVSETSGSEEGQVEPYCLSDAGLTVLAEGFSKLEKLSLIWCSNVSCVGLMSLAYNCVYLKSLDLQGCYIGDQGLSAVGKCCKQLEDLNLRFCEGLTDTGLADLALGCGKSLKSIGVAACVKITDVSLEAVGSHCKSLETLSLDSEFIHNKGVLVVARGCPHLKVLKLQCINVTDEALIAVGTSCFSLELLALYSFQQFTDMGLHAIGNGCKKLKNLTLSDCYFLSDKGLEAIAAGCKELTHLEVNGCHNIGTVGLESIGQSCQSLTELALLYCQRIGNSALLEVGRGCKFLQALHLVDCSNIGDEAIGSIARGCQNLKKLHIRRCYKIGNSGIVAVGENCKFLTELSLRFCDRVGDEALISIGKGCSLKHLNVSGCHQIGDAGIIAIARGCPELNYLDVSVLQNLGDMAMAELGEGCPLLKDIVLSHCRQITDIGLAHLVRNCTMLESCHMVYCPGITAVGVATVVSSCVNIKKVMVEKRKVSQRTQRRAGSVISYFCVDL; translated from the exons ATGCGCAGGTATGATCGGATCAACGCGTGTCTGCCGGACGAGTTGATTCTCGAGATCTTCCGGCACCTCGATTTAAAGGTCAGCCGAGATGCCTGCTCACTCGTCTGCAAGCGCTGGCTCACGCTCGAGCGCCTCAGCCGAACCACTCTCCGCATCGGCGCCTCCAGTAGCCCCGACCTCTTCGTCAAGTTGCTTTCTCGACGCTTCGCCAACGTTAAGAACATTCATATAGATGAACGCCTTTCCATTTCTCATCCTGTTCAACCA gattttgttttgtttgcgGTTGATGTAAAGATGAAGTTTCTTCTACAGGGAAGAAGGCGTGGCAGTGACCAATTGGCTCTTTCATCGCCTAAGCTGCAATTTGTTAGTGAAACAAGTGGATCCGAGGAAGGTCAGGTTGAGCCATATTGTTTATCAGATGCTGGGTTGACCGTACTTGCTGAAGGCTTTTCGAAGCTTGAGAAATTGAGCTTAATCTGGTGCTCTAACGTATCCTGTGTGGGTTTAATGTCCCTTGCTTACAACTGTGTATACTTGAAATCTTTGGATTTACAG GGTTGTTACATTGGAGATCAAGGGCTATCTGCTGTTGGGAAATGTTGCAAGCAACTTGAAGATCTGAATTTGCGTTTTTGTGAAGGTTTGACTGACACGGGTTTAGCTGACTTGGCTCTTGGATGTGGCAAATCTTTAAAATCTATTGGTGTTGCGGCTTGTGTTAAAATTACTGATGTGTCATTAGAAGCTGTGGGATCTCACTGTAAATCTCTTGAAACATTGTCGTTGGATTCAGAATTCATCCACAATAAAGGGGTGCTTGTTGTGGCCCGAGGATGTCCTCATCTAAAAGTTTTGAAGCTTCAGTGTATTAACGTTACAGATGAGGCTTTGATAGCTGTGGGaacttcttgtttttctttggAGTTATTGGCTCTATACAGTTTCCAGCAATTTACAGACAT GGGTTTGCATGCTATAGGAAATGGGTGTAAGAAGTTAAAAAATCTCACTCTTAGTGATTGCTATTTCCTGAGTGACAAGGGTTTGGAAGCTATAGCTGCAGGCTGCAAAGAACTTACACATCTTGAAGTCAATGGTTGCCACAATATTGGAACTGTGGGACTGGAGTCCATTGGACAATCTTGCCA GAGCCTCACTGAGTTAGCTTTATTATATTGCCAGAGAATTGGTAATTCTGCTCTTCTTGAAGTTGGAAGGGGCTGTAAGTTCTTGCAAGCTCTTCACTTGGTCGATTGCTCTAACATTGGAGATGAGGCTATTGGCAGTATAGCTAGAGGCTGCCAGAATTTAAAGAAACTTCACATCCGTCGATGCTATAAG ATTGGGAACAGTGGAATTGTAGCTGTCGGTGAGAATTGCAAGTTTCTGACGGAGCTTAGCCTTCGATTTTGTGACAG AGTGGGGGATGAAGCTCTTATTTCCATAGGTAAGGGCTGCTCCTTGAAACATCTTAATGTCAGTGGTTGCCACCAAATTGGTGATGCTGGAATTATAGCCATTGCAAGAGGGTGCCCTGAACTGAATTACCTAGATGTAAGCGTTCTCCAG AACTTGGGAGATATGGCAATGGCAGAGTTAGGTGAAGGTTGTCCATTACTGAAGGATATAGTGTTATCACACTGCCGTCAAATCACAGACATTGGTTTAGCCCATCTTGTTAGAAACTGCACAATGCTGGAGTCGTGTCACATGGTGTATTGCCCAGGGATTACTGCAGTTGGAGTTGCCACTGTAGTTTCCAGTTGTGTGAACATAAAAAAGGTGATGGTCGAGAAGCGGAAGGTGAGCCAGAGGACCCAAAGGAGGGCAGGTTCTGTTATCTCGTACTTCTGTGTGGACCTTTAG
- the LOC123220951 gene encoding F-box/LRR-repeat protein 4 isoform X2, protein MRRYDRINACLPDELILEIFRHLDLKVSRDACSLVCKRWLTLERLSRTTLRIGASSSPDLFVKLLSRRFANVKNIHIDERLSISHPVQPGRRRGSDQLALSSPKLQFVSETSGSEEGQVEPYCLSDAGLTVLAEGFSKLEKLSLIWCSNVSCVGLMSLAYNCVYLKSLDLQGCYIGDQGLSAVGKCCKQLEDLNLRFCEGLTDTGLADLALGCGKSLKSIGVAACVKITDVSLEAVGSHCKSLETLSLDSEFIHNKGVLVVARGCPHLKVLKLQCINVTDEALIAVGTSCFSLELLALYSFQQFTDMGLHAIGNGCKKLKNLTLSDCYFLSDKGLEAIAAGCKELTHLEVNGCHNIGTVGLESIGQSCQSLTELALLYCQRIGNSALLEVGRGCKFLQALHLVDCSNIGDEAIGSIARGCQNLKKLHIRRCYKIGNSGIVAVGENCKFLTELSLRFCDRVGDEALISIGKGCSLKHLNVSGCHQIGDAGIIAIARGCPELNYLDVSVLQNLGDMAMAELGEGCPLLKDIVLSHCRQITDIGLAHLVRNCTMLESCHMVYCPGITAVGVATVVSSCVNIKKVMVEKRKVSQRTQRRAGSVISYFCVDL, encoded by the exons ATGCGCAGGTATGATCGGATCAACGCGTGTCTGCCGGACGAGTTGATTCTCGAGATCTTCCGGCACCTCGATTTAAAGGTCAGCCGAGATGCCTGCTCACTCGTCTGCAAGCGCTGGCTCACGCTCGAGCGCCTCAGCCGAACCACTCTCCGCATCGGCGCCTCCAGTAGCCCCGACCTCTTCGTCAAGTTGCTTTCTCGACGCTTCGCCAACGTTAAGAACATTCATATAGATGAACGCCTTTCCATTTCTCATCCTGTTCAACCA GGAAGAAGGCGTGGCAGTGACCAATTGGCTCTTTCATCGCCTAAGCTGCAATTTGTTAGTGAAACAAGTGGATCCGAGGAAGGTCAGGTTGAGCCATATTGTTTATCAGATGCTGGGTTGACCGTACTTGCTGAAGGCTTTTCGAAGCTTGAGAAATTGAGCTTAATCTGGTGCTCTAACGTATCCTGTGTGGGTTTAATGTCCCTTGCTTACAACTGTGTATACTTGAAATCTTTGGATTTACAG GGTTGTTACATTGGAGATCAAGGGCTATCTGCTGTTGGGAAATGTTGCAAGCAACTTGAAGATCTGAATTTGCGTTTTTGTGAAGGTTTGACTGACACGGGTTTAGCTGACTTGGCTCTTGGATGTGGCAAATCTTTAAAATCTATTGGTGTTGCGGCTTGTGTTAAAATTACTGATGTGTCATTAGAAGCTGTGGGATCTCACTGTAAATCTCTTGAAACATTGTCGTTGGATTCAGAATTCATCCACAATAAAGGGGTGCTTGTTGTGGCCCGAGGATGTCCTCATCTAAAAGTTTTGAAGCTTCAGTGTATTAACGTTACAGATGAGGCTTTGATAGCTGTGGGaacttcttgtttttctttggAGTTATTGGCTCTATACAGTTTCCAGCAATTTACAGACAT GGGTTTGCATGCTATAGGAAATGGGTGTAAGAAGTTAAAAAATCTCACTCTTAGTGATTGCTATTTCCTGAGTGACAAGGGTTTGGAAGCTATAGCTGCAGGCTGCAAAGAACTTACACATCTTGAAGTCAATGGTTGCCACAATATTGGAACTGTGGGACTGGAGTCCATTGGACAATCTTGCCA GAGCCTCACTGAGTTAGCTTTATTATATTGCCAGAGAATTGGTAATTCTGCTCTTCTTGAAGTTGGAAGGGGCTGTAAGTTCTTGCAAGCTCTTCACTTGGTCGATTGCTCTAACATTGGAGATGAGGCTATTGGCAGTATAGCTAGAGGCTGCCAGAATTTAAAGAAACTTCACATCCGTCGATGCTATAAG ATTGGGAACAGTGGAATTGTAGCTGTCGGTGAGAATTGCAAGTTTCTGACGGAGCTTAGCCTTCGATTTTGTGACAG AGTGGGGGATGAAGCTCTTATTTCCATAGGTAAGGGCTGCTCCTTGAAACATCTTAATGTCAGTGGTTGCCACCAAATTGGTGATGCTGGAATTATAGCCATTGCAAGAGGGTGCCCTGAACTGAATTACCTAGATGTAAGCGTTCTCCAG AACTTGGGAGATATGGCAATGGCAGAGTTAGGTGAAGGTTGTCCATTACTGAAGGATATAGTGTTATCACACTGCCGTCAAATCACAGACATTGGTTTAGCCCATCTTGTTAGAAACTGCACAATGCTGGAGTCGTGTCACATGGTGTATTGCCCAGGGATTACTGCAGTTGGAGTTGCCACTGTAGTTTCCAGTTGTGTGAACATAAAAAAGGTGATGGTCGAGAAGCGGAAGGTGAGCCAGAGGACCCAAAGGAGGGCAGGTTCTGTTATCTCGTACTTCTGTGTGGACCTTTAG